The sequence below is a genomic window from Planctomycetia bacterium.
CGAACATCGGCGTTCACGGCAAGCCGTCATATGGTTTTCTCCTGCAAATGCAGCTGGGGGAATTGGTACTTTCGACGCCGTCCGCTACCGTTTTTTCATGCAACGGCCGACGTACGCGACCGGTTCGACTTTATGTTTCCGAAGTGCCTAAGGCCTTCAGCAACAGCGACCATCGGGCCATGAGCGCATGATGGGTTCGTTTGAGCGCCTCATGAACCTGCCGCTGCTCGGTCTGCTTCAGCGACTCGTTCTTGTGCTTGTTCGCGGTGCAACAAGCCGCCATAGAGGCTCCCTCTTGAACCAGTTCCGCGAGTTCGTGCTCCGCAGGGCCCTGTTCGTAGAGCCGAATCGCTGCAGCATGGGTCCTTAGGCGGCTCTCGTGAGCGTGTAACGCCTGTTCGACCTTCGCGACATCGCCGATCGCTTCGGCGATCTCCGCTTCCCATTCGCGCAGCTGGTCGTGCCACAACGCATTCTCCGATTTCCATTCGCGGTGGTCGTTGTGCATCGAGCTCATTTCGGTCGAGGACATGGGAGAGTTCCTTCGTCGCTGTTGTATGAGAAGCGTTTCGAACGACGTAAACGCATACGCCGAGCCGAAACGGTGAGACCGACGAGGGGGATGATTTCCGCGATTTCCCTCTATTTCCCTCTACTTCCCTCTACTTCCCGCTACGCGCGCTGTGCGAATTCGATGGTCGCTCGCGGCAAGTGTGCGATCCCGCACAGCGGTTTGGTTACCCTCAGTGCGTTACGCCATCGAAAATAAACTCGCTCCGATAGCGGGCTATCGCATCGATTTCTCGCGTCACTCCTGAAAGGCCGAGCTAAGCGGACGGACGATCACCGCGCGGCATTCTGTTTGCAATGGAAGGGCGAACTCCTCCTCTCCGTGTTTCGGAAGCTCAGCCATGAAAGTATTCTTCGCCGTCGACGGTTCCCGCGAATCCCTCAATGCCGTACGCCAGGTCGGACAGCTCCTCGCTCCCGCCGCCGACGCGGCGGCTATTTATTTTGCTCCGCCGGAGGTCATCTTTCGGCGCGGCGGCAACGTGCTCGCCCCGGTGACCGATGGCGTGGCCGTGGCCGTCGAACCGACCACCGCCGCAATGCAGCTTTCGGCCGACAAGAGTCTTCAGGAAGTTGCCGCGGCGGCGGTTGTGGAGACCGTCGTCAAGGAAGCTCGACGCCTCCTGCCCGAGCCCTTGGCTGCCGGTGCGAGGACCATTACGGCGCAACACACTCCGCGCGAGGGGATCCTAATCGAGTCCGAGAAGTGGGGAGCCGACCTCATCGTCGTCGGCGCTCGGGGTATGTCGGGTTTCGACACGGTCTTATTCGGGAGCGTCTCCCGAGCGGTCGTGCACGGTTCGCGCATCCCGGTGTTCGTGTCGCGAACCGATTCCGAGCACCGCGGCGATCGGCCGTTTCATGTGCTGTTCGCGTCCGATGGGTCCGTCTGCAGCGAAGCAGCTCTCGCCGCAGCGACCAAGTTGACACTGCCGCGCAATACGAAAGTGACAGCCGTGACGGCGATCGAAACCTTGCCGCCGGAAGTGCCCGAATGGATGGCTCAAGCCGGACGGAGCGCCGAAGCCGCGGAGATGATCGATCGCTGGACTCGCGAAACGGAGCGCGACAAGTACCGAGCCCACGAAGAGCTGGCAACGCTCATGACTAAGCAACTCCCGCCGTTCGCCGGAGCCGACGTCATCGTCGCCGAGGGACACTCCGCCGAGCAAATCCTCAAACTCCTGGCGGATCGCCGGATCGATCTCGTCGTTCTCGGCTCGCAGGGAAAAGGTTTTTTGAAACGGCTGTTCATCGGCAGCACGAGCGAGAAAGTGCTCACGCATGCTCCCTGCTCGGTCCTCGTCGCTCGTTGAAGCACGTGCGGCTTGGTCCGAGCCTGCCGTAGCATGCCGAATTAACTTAGCTGAGATCGGACCGCAAGTTCGGTCCCATGGTTGCAAGCGAAAGCAACATCGCACCTCGAACGTTACCCCGATTTGTAACGTTCGGGGGGTGCCCATTGATGGAGAACCGCATGAGCAGCGAGTCCAAACCAAGCGCCGTTCCTCTATTTCTCGCGCACGACGGACTTGCGAGCCTGATGCGCGAACTACAACGGCGCGGTTACACGGTCGTCGGGCCGACGATTCGTCAAGGCGCGATCGTATACGAACCATTAGCGTCGATCGATGATTTGCCGCGCGGCTGGACCGATCGGCAGGAAGCCGGAACGTATCGCCTCGAACGTCGTGCCGACGATCGCTATTTCGGCTACGTCATCGGTCCGCAATCTTGGAAACAATTCCTTTTTCCGCCGGTGGCCACGATTGCGACGGCCATGGCGACGGACTCGGGTTGGAGCGTTCAAGCCGCGGATTGTAGCGAGCCGCCGCGATTCGCTTTCCTCGGAATGCGGGCCTGCGAGCTCGCGGCCGTCGTCGTGCAAGATCGCGTGTTCCTGCAGAAAGATTACTCCGACCCAACATATCAGGCCCGGCGGGAGCAAGCCTTTTTCATTGCGGTGAACTGCACGCAAGCCGCGCCGACGTGCTTCTGCACTTCGATGAAGACCGGCCCGCGGTGTACCAAGGACTTCGACTTAGCTCTCACCGAACTCGATACCGGATTCATTCTGGAAATCGGCAGCGTGCGCGGCAGCGAACTCGCTTCGACGTTGCAACTCCGATCGGCGACGGCAACCGAACTTTCCGACGCCGACAACGGAAGAAGCCGTGCCGTCACGGAACAAACGCGCTCGCTTCCGGTCGATGAGGTGCGCGACGTACTGATGAAGAATCTGCATCATCCGCAGTGGGCCGATGTCGCCGAGCGCTGCCTGTCATGTACCAACTGCACGATGGTCTGCCCGACATGCTTTTGCAGCTCCGTTCACGAGGTTTCGGATCTCGATGTCACGCAAGTCGAGCGACGTCGAACTTGGGACTCCTGCTTCAACTTCGACTTCAGTTACATGAACGGCGGGGTCGTTCGCAACACCGTGAGCTCCCGCTATCGTCAGTGGTTGACGCATAAACTGGCGACTTGGCACGACCAGTTCGGATCCTCCGGCTGCGTCGGTTGCGGACGATGCATCACCTGGTGCCCGGTCGGCATCGATCTGACTGCGGAAGTCGCCGCGATTCAAGGGAACGCGTCGTGAATCACTCTCAAACTCCGAGCCCGCCGAGCCGCGCGATGAACCCTTGGGGGGCTCATTCCGCCGAGATTGTCGCCATCGACGCCGAATCGCCCGGCGTCGCGACTTATCATGTGCGACTGACTGAGAGGTCCGTCCGCGAAACGTACTCTTGCGCGCCGGGCCGATTCAACATGCTCTATCTTCCGGGCGTGGGAGAAGCCGCGATCAGCGTCAGCGGGCGCGATTCAGCCGCCGAGACTTGGCTTCACACGATTCGGACCGCAGGGAGCGTCACGCAAACGCTGGCGGGTCTTGGAGTCGGCGGCAAGCTCGCGCTGCGCGGCCCCTTCGGGACCGCGTGGCCGACGGAACTTTTCGCCGGACGTGATATCGTGTTCGTGAGCGGCGGGATCGGTCTGGCTCCACTCCGCCCGGCGATCGAATGGGCGCTCGAGCATCGCAGGTCGATCGGACGAATTACGCTGCTTCACGGGGCTCGCAATCCTCAAACGATCCTGTACGCCGACCGCTTCGCCGAGTGGCGCCGCCGCGGCCTGCAGGTCGAGGTGACCGTCGATCGAGGGGATCCCGGTTGGCTCGGACCGGTCGGAGTCGTTACGTTGTTGGTGGATCGCCATCGACCCGTCGATCCCGGCAAGACGCTGTTGCTGACATGCGGACCCGACATCATGATGCGGTATGTAGCGACAAGCGCACTGGCTCGAGGTCTGGAACCGACGCAACTCTGGTTGTCGCTGGAACGTAACATGCAATGCGCGGTCGGGTTCTGCGGTCATTGCCAACTCGGACCGGCCTTCATTTGTAAAGACGGCCCGATCATCCGCTACGATCGAGTCTCCTCCTATCTCGACGTGGAGGGACTCTAATGGCTCGACCGCGCCTGGCCGTCTTCAAGTTCGCGAGTTGCGACGGCTGCCAATTAACTCTGCTGGATTGCGAAGACGAGTTGCTTGCCATCGGCGAGAAGGTCGACATCGTGCATTTTCTCGAAGCGAGCGATCGTGCCGAATCCGGCCCTTACGATATCGCACTCGTCGAAGGCTCGATC
It includes:
- a CDS encoding universal stress protein; its protein translation is MKVFFAVDGSRESLNAVRQVGQLLAPAADAAAIYFAPPEVIFRRGGNVLAPVTDGVAVAVEPTTAAMQLSADKSLQEVAAAAVVETVVKEARRLLPEPLAAGARTITAQHTPREGILIESEKWGADLIVVGARGMSGFDTVLFGSVSRAVVHGSRIPVFVSRTDSEHRGDRPFHVLFASDGSVCSEAALAAATKLTLPRNTKVTAVTAIETLPPEVPEWMAQAGRSAEAAEMIDRWTRETERDKYRAHEELATLMTKQLPPFAGADVIVAEGHSAEQILKLLADRRIDLVVLGSQGKGFLKRLFIGSTSEKVLTHAPCSVLVAR
- a CDS encoding 4Fe-4S dicluster domain-containing protein; its protein translation is MSSESKPSAVPLFLAHDGLASLMRELQRRGYTVVGPTIRQGAIVYEPLASIDDLPRGWTDRQEAGTYRLERRADDRYFGYVIGPQSWKQFLFPPVATIATAMATDSGWSVQAADCSEPPRFAFLGMRACELAAVVVQDRVFLQKDYSDPTYQARREQAFFIAVNCTQAAPTCFCTSMKTGPRCTKDFDLALTELDTGFILEIGSVRGSELASTLQLRSATATELSDADNGRSRAVTEQTRSLPVDEVRDVLMKNLHHPQWADVAERCLSCTNCTMVCPTCFCSSVHEVSDLDVTQVERRRTWDSCFNFDFSYMNGGVVRNTVSSRYRQWLTHKLATWHDQFGSSGCVGCGRCITWCPVGIDLTAEVAAIQGNAS
- a CDS encoding FAD/NAD(P)-binding protein, with product MNPWGAHSAEIVAIDAESPGVATYHVRLTERSVRETYSCAPGRFNMLYLPGVGEAAISVSGRDSAAETWLHTIRTAGSVTQTLAGLGVGGKLALRGPFGTAWPTELFAGRDIVFVSGGIGLAPLRPAIEWALEHRRSIGRITLLHGARNPQTILYADRFAEWRRRGLQVEVTVDRGDPGWLGPVGVVTLLVDRHRPVDPGKTLLLTCGPDIMMRYVATSALARGLEPTQLWLSLERNMQCAVGFCGHCQLGPAFICKDGPIIRYDRVSSYLDVEGL